Proteins encoded by one window of Candidatus Roizmanbacteria bacterium CG_4_9_14_0_2_um_filter_38_17:
- a CDS encoding Asp-tRNA(Asn)/Glu-tRNA(Gln) amidotransferase GatCAB subunit B, which produces MTNSKYTPIIGLEIHIELGTASKMFCGCKNDPFGAEKPNIYTCPVCLGLPGALPVPNKKAVDWVIMLGQALGCKIAKNSRFDRKNYFYPDLPKGYQISQYDEPLAVGGELAGVHITRVHLEEDTGKLIHATVKNKKVSLVDFNRSGVALVEIVTEPDIRSSEQAVMFLKRLRQIVRYLGISDADMEKGSMRIEPNISLSRYVNSVHSRNVQELPNYKAEVKNINSFKFAKKAIDYELKRHEEILEKGQTPKQETRGWDEKKNITVSQRLKEEANDYRYFPEPDIPPMNFAKPYLDRIRAEIPELPDQKFNRYIKEYGLSEYDSEILSVNREVALWFEESVAAYVQTVTSGIKQKKNVQPSAYAKVIANWITGDLANLLKKDKVKIGEIKLLPAHLAELLYLVDKGEISSTAAKRVFIKVYKTGETPSNIVKELDLGIDQNSSALKKIVEEVMNTNYKAVEELKAGKGAAIGFLIGQVMQKMKGKADAITVSKLIKELLVNK; this is translated from the coding sequence CCAATATTTACACCTGCCCAGTTTGCCTTGGTTTGCCGGGAGCGCTACCTGTACCAAATAAAAAAGCAGTTGACTGGGTGATAATGTTAGGTCAGGCCTTGGGTTGTAAGATCGCTAAAAATTCAAGGTTTGACCGAAAGAATTATTTTTATCCGGATTTACCAAAAGGGTATCAGATTAGTCAATACGATGAGCCACTGGCAGTGGGTGGTGAACTTGCTGGTGTACATATAACCAGAGTTCATTTGGAAGAAGATACGGGAAAATTAATACATGCAACAGTTAAGAATAAGAAAGTTAGCCTTGTGGATTTTAATCGGAGTGGAGTAGCATTGGTAGAGATAGTAACAGAACCAGATATTAGAAGTAGTGAGCAAGCAGTGATGTTTTTGAAACGATTGCGCCAGATTGTGCGTTACTTAGGTATATCTGATGCAGATATGGAAAAGGGGTCGATGAGGATAGAGCCAAATATCTCTCTTTCCAGGTATGTCAACTCAGTACATTCCAGGAATGTACAGGAATTGCCTAATTATAAGGCGGAGGTGAAGAATATTAATTCGTTTAAGTTTGCAAAAAAAGCTATTGATTATGAATTAAAACGACATGAGGAGATTCTAGAAAAAGGCCAAACACCAAAACAAGAAACCCGTGGCTGGGATGAGAAGAAAAATATTACTGTTTCACAGAGACTTAAGGAGGAGGCGAATGATTATAGATATTTTCCCGAGCCAGACATTCCTCCTATGAACTTTGCTAAGCCCTACCTGGATAGAATAAGAGCAGAGATTCCTGAATTGCCAGATCAAAAATTTAACAGATATATTAAAGAATATGGGCTTTCAGAATATGATAGTGAAATATTGTCTGTAAATCGAGAAGTAGCATTATGGTTTGAAGAGTCTGTTGCTGCATATGTTCAGACTGTTACCTCGGGGATAAAACAGAAGAAAAATGTGCAACCATCCGCTTATGCAAAAGTCATTGCAAACTGGATTACCGGAGACTTGGCTAATTTGCTTAAAAAAGATAAAGTTAAGATTGGTGAGATAAAGTTATTGCCTGCACACTTAGCGGAGTTGCTTTATCTTGTAGATAAGGGTGAGATATCTTCAACAGCAGCTAAAAGAGTATTTATCAAAGTATATAAAACCGGTGAAACTCCCTCTAATATAGTTAAAGAACTAGATTTGGGAATTGATCAGAATAGTTCTGCTCTTAAAAAAATAGTTGAGGAAGTAATGAACACAAATTACAAAGCAGTTGAAGAGCTTAAGGCCGGAAAAGGGGCAGCTATCGGCTTTTTAATTGGGCAAGTGATGCAAAAAATGAAAGGCAAAGCTGATGCAATAACAGTGAGTAAGCTAATTAAGGAGTTATTGGTAAATAAGTAA